The nucleotide window CCGAAAGGAAACTTTAAGAAAGTTTATGTTAAGCTGGGATCGAGTGACGGAATCAATGTTCAGATCCTTTCCGGAATCGATAAGAATGCGGAAGTGAAAGTTTGGAATCCATCAGACAAAGACAAAGAAGAACTGAAGGAACAAAAGAAATAGACCTTTAAATTATAATTGTTAAAAAGATCCGTCTGGTATTCATAGCTAGACGGATTTTTATTTTTAAGATTATTATAATAGATAAAAATTCTAGTTGAAGTAATTTGAGAAATCAACATAGATTATTATTGCGATGTATCTTTAATAATAAAAAATCCTGCAAAATTACTTGCAGGATTTTTAAGTATTGTATGTTTGAAATTACATAGGACCTTGTTGATCGTCACCACTTGCGTTGGAATTGATGTCCTTTTTACGCTTCGGCTGATCTACTTTTTCGCCTTGTTTGAATCTGTATGTCAGAGAAACCGTGAACTGTCTTGGTTGCCATTGCATATACGAATCTCTTGTGCTGTTGGCTGTGTAAGTCGTTGCCTGCATTGCTCTCGTGTTGAAAACATCCTGAATGTTGAACGCAATCGTTCCATTTCCGCTCCAGATGGTTTTGGAAGCACCAAAGTTGATGGCGTACATTTCTTTTCTATGTTGGAATTCCGTTTTCGTAGCGCCTCTGAAGAAACCTTGAACTTGGAAATTTAATGTTTTGTCAAGCTTAAAAGTACTTGTCAATCGGCTTCTTGTGGAAACGCCCGTACCATTGAAATTAGCTGTGGAAACAATTGGATTTAAATCTTGATCCAATGTGTCGTACAAGGTACTTCCTTTGATATTATATCCGAAGACATCCACATTCCCCATAAATTTCAACCAGCTTGTAGCATCCCAATTGAAGTTAAGATCCAAACCATAAGTTTCTTCTGATCCAAGATTGATAGGTCTTGTATGGAATTCAATTCTTTTTCCAATTTGTGTATCACCTTGTTCATCTAGGAATTCGTACTCAATAGCTTTATTATAAACCAACATTTTGGTGTCGTCTGTTTTACGCTTATAATATAAAGTCGGATTGATTGTGAATTTTTTCTTAGAAATACTGTATCCAACTTCGAAAGAGTCAACATAAGCAGGATTTAGATCGATGTTTCCATCAAAGATATTCTGATTGTCGCTGTAGCTTGGATTTGGAATTAAGAAAAATCCTCTTGGTCTGTCAATTCTTCTCGAGTAATTTACCAATAATTGATTGTCCTTCGCAAACTCATAGCTCAAGAAGATACTTGGGAAAAGATTGTTGTAGGTTTTCTTATCGTTTACAATTGGCTCTGTATAACCTTCAGATCCAGGAGTTAAAAGATTTTGATAATCGATTGTTACATTAGAAAGTTCATTTCTAAGTCCTAATTGGTAACCTATCTTTCCTGTTTTACTTTTAAATTGTAAGTAAAAAGCATTGAACACCTCTTTGTAGTTAGCATCGTAAGTGTACAAAGGTAATAATGCCAAATTTGGATTTGCAGATGTGCTTTCCAAAACATTATTGTCATAGCTATTATCATTGGAATCCAAACGGTAACCAGCTTCTAATTTTGAGATTTCGCCAATTGGCAATTCGTAATCAAGTTTCGCAACGATGTTTTGATTTTTGGTTGTTTGATTGATAATATTTTCAAGAGTAGTTTCAGGATTGAAATTCTCATATTCCAGGATGTTCGTGTCATTGTTGGAACGGTTTTTTTGTAAACTTAATGACAATGATAAATTCTGTCCTTTGTCATCAAACTTATGATCCAAACCAAAATCTCCCTGGAAAGCCAAGTTGTTGTTTTTACCAATGTTTCTTCTCAATGTATAAGTGCTTGGTGCATTTAGTAGAGAAAAATTATAATCGATATTTCCAACGTTGTCACTTTCAAACGTTCTTACAGTTCCGGAAGCATTTACCGAAGTTTTGTCATTGATGTCATAAACAATCCCGGCAGTTGCGTTGTAGTTGCTGTTTTT belongs to Chryseobacterium sp. KACC 21268 and includes:
- a CDS encoding TonB-dependent receptor, with the translated sequence MKRTEIVSVFQKRAFGLALTIGAASFVMAQQKVNVSGNVKDANGAIGYASVTFKNQQNSQLSDAALADADGNYKLDLTPGSYDVTIEAVDYKKFTQTIRVEKAGPIAPFVIVSAGKTNLTNTTDIQGVVITAASTKPYKVELDKKTYDPSQDLVSKGGSLQDVLQNVPSVSVDTDGTVSMRGSSNVRFLINGKPSALLGIDDGANALQSIPADQIEKIEVITNPSSKFEASGTAGILNIILKKNKKTGFNGSVIGTLGYLPQTNLNTSLSWRKGNFSWFLNGGGGYRESKNTNRNTNIYNNVKIDGNELESRQNSEITNKNSNYNATAGIVYDINDKTSVNASGTVRTFESDNVGNIDYNFSLLNAPSTYTLRRNIGKNNNLAFQGDFGLDHKFDDKGQNLSLSLSLQKNRSNNDTNILEYENFNPETTLENIINQTTKNQNIVAKLDYELPIGEISKLEAGYRLDSNDNSYDNNVLESTSANPNLALLPLYTYDANYKEVFNAFYLQFKSKTGKIGYQLGLRNELSNVTIDYQNLLTPGSEGYTEPIVNDKKTYNNLFPSIFLSYEFAKDNQLLVNYSRRIDRPRGFFLIPNPSYSDNQNIFDGNIDLNPAYVDSFEVGYSISKKKFTINPTLYYKRKTDDTKMLVYNKAIEYEFLDEQGDTQIGKRIEFHTRPINLGSEETYGLDLNFNWDATSWLKFMGNVDVFGYNIKGSTLYDTLDQDLNPIVSTANFNGTGVSTRSRLTSTFKLDKTLNFQVQGFFRGATKTEFQHRKEMYAINFGASKTIWSGNGTIAFNIQDVFNTRAMQATTYTANSTRDSYMQWQPRQFTVSLTYRFKQGEKVDQPKRKKDINSNASGDDQQGPM